One segment of Brassica napus cultivar Da-Ae chromosome C3, Da-Ae, whole genome shotgun sequence DNA contains the following:
- the LOC106426339 gene encoding NDR1/HIN1-like protein 1: MAVVVKECGSHGSSSPRLLNFLRRNIICLVIFIIVTIIGIVLAWVILHSPKPHFILQDATVFSFNVSGDPPNVLSSSIQTTLISRNLNGKTGINYDRLDVYASYQSQQITLPTSIPAAYQGYEEVNVWSPFIGGKYVPIARANALSLVQEQSSGGVKVLVHVVGKISWKVGPITRTSDLFVRCPALISFGNSAAGVMVGGRGVKYTLVTVCSVSV, from the coding sequence ATGGCCGTCGTCGTCAAAGAATGTGGCTCTCACGGAAGCAGCTCACCCCGCCTCCTCAACTTCCTCCGTCGCAATATCATCTGCTTAGTAATATTCATCATCGTAACCATCATCGGAATTGTCCTAGCTTGGGTAATTCTTCACTCACCAAAGCCACACTTCATCCTCCAAGACGCAACCGTCTTCTCCTTCAACGTCTCAGGCGACCCACCGAACGTACTCAGCTCCAGTATCCAAACCACTCTCATCTCTCGTAACCTTAACGGCAAGACAGGAATCAACTACGACCGTCTCGACGTCTACGCTTCTTACCAGAGCCAGCAGATCACTCTCCCGACGTCGATACCGGCGGCTTATCAAGGATACGAAGAAGTCAACGTCTGGTCTCCTTTCATCGGTGGAAAATACGTCCCCATCGCTCGGGCCAACGCTTTGTCTCTTGTTCAGGAACAGTCAAGTGGTGGGGTCAAGGTGTTGGTTCATGTCGTCGGGAAGATTAGTTGGAAGGTCGGTCCTATTACGAGGACATCTGATCTCTTCGTTAGGTGTCCGGCGTTAATCAGTTTCGGGAATAGCGCCGCCGGAGTTATGGTAGGAGGTAGAGGCGTTAAGTATACGCTCGTTACCGTATGCAGTGTTAGTGTCTGA
- the LOC106426314 gene encoding 40S ribosomal protein S17-4: MGRVRTKTVKKSSRQVIEKYYSRMTLDFHTNKKILEEVAIIPSKRLRNKIAGFSTHLMRRIQKGPVRGISLKLQEEERERRMDFVPDESAIKTDRIEVDKETLDMLASLGMGDMPGVVKVEPVSAAPIAGFGRGRRF; this comes from the coding sequence ATGGGACGCGTCCGCACGAAGACGGTGAAGAAATCCTCCCGCCAGGTGATCGAGAAGTACTACTCGCGCATGACGCTCGATTTCCACACGAACAAGAAGATCCTCGAGGAAGTCGCGATCATCCCTTCGAAGCGGCTCCGCAACAAGATCGCCGGATTCTCCACTCATCTCATGAGGAGGATCCAGAAGGGACCCGTCCGCGGGATCTCCCTCAAGCTCCAGGAGGAGGAGCGCGAGCGCCGCATGGACTTCGTCCCCGACGAGTCCGCCATTAAAACCGATCGCATCGAGGTCGATAAGGAGACGCTGGACATGCTTGCCTCGTTGGGGATGGGAGACATGCCAGGTGTCGTCAAGGTGGAGCCAGTCTCGGCTGCTCCTATCGCAGGCTTTGGCCGTGGAAGGAGGTTCTAG
- the LOC106426357 gene encoding protein GL2-INTERACTING REPRESSOR 1-like, whose protein sequence is MSRRSPKPELKLNLSTPTSSRRRVVRSPSRSATTSPTSPQSSCVSSEMNQDDQSVRYSTSPETSSMVLVGCPRCLMYVMLSQDDPKCPKCKSTVLLDFNHENTSNANAPAASSSGRKTRRN, encoded by the coding sequence ATGAGTCGAAGAAGTCCAAAGCCCGAGCTGAAGCTGAATCTTTCGACGCCTACGTCAAGCAGGAGGAGGGTTGTTCGATCTCCAAGCCGCTCTGCGACGACGTCACCTACCTCACCGCAAAGCTCGTGTGTCTCTTCGGAGATGAACCAGGACGATCAGTCTGTGAGGTACTCGACAAGTCCAGAGACAAGCTCGATGGTTCTTGTCGGGTGTCCTCGTTGTCTCATGTACGTTATGCTCTCACAAGACGACCCTAAATGCCCTAAATGCAAAAGCACCGTGCTTCTTGATTTCAACCATGAAAACACCTCAAACGCCAACGCTCCAGCCGCTTCTTCCTCTGGTCGCAAGACTCGCAGGAACTGA
- the LOC106426296 gene encoding protein LEAD-SENSITIVE 1 translates to MGLLSNRIDRSSLKPGDHIYSWRTAYIYAHHGIYVGDDRVIHFTRRGQEVGTGTVLDLVLVSSGPSRAHTHCPTCVPPNEGHGVVSSCLNCFLAGGVLYRFEYSVNAAHFLAKARGGTCTLAVSDPNEITVHRANHLLRNGFGCYDVFKNNCEDFAIYCKTGLLVLEGRMTMGQSGQAVSIIGGPIAAVLSTPMRLVTTNIYGMAATAVSVYCASRYATDIGMRADVAKVEVEDLTRRLSVGLFQVIEPPVAAVALPTTS, encoded by the exons ATGGGTCTTCTCTCCAACAG AATCGATAGATCAAGTTTGAAACCTGGAGATCACATCTACTCGTGGAGGACTGCTTACATCTATGCCCATCACG GTATCTATGTTGGAGATGATAGAGTCATCCATTTCACAAGACGAGGCCAAGAAGTCGGAACCGGGACCGTTCTCGATCTCGTACTCGTAAGCTCAGGCCCATCACGAGCCCACACGCACTGTCCAACATGCGTTCCACCCAACGAAGGCCACGGCGTCGTTTCCTCCTGCCTGAACTGTTTCCTAGCCGGTGGCGTCCTGTACCGCTTCGAGTACTCCGTCAACGCCGCCCACTTCCTCGCCAAAGCCCGAGGAGGAACCTGCACGCTCGCCGTCTCCGACCCTAACGAGATAACTGTCCACCGTGCCAACCACCTCCTTCGGAACGGGTTCGGGTGCTACGACGTTTTCAAGAACAACTGCGAGGACTTTGCGATCTACTGCAAGACGGGGTTGCTTGTTCTCGAAGGAAGAATGACGATGGGGCAGAGCGGTCAGGCTGTTTCGATTATCGGTGGGCCGATCGCTGCGGTTTTGTCTACTCCGATGAGGCTTGTGACGACGAACATCTATGGGATGGCGGCGACGGCGGTTAGTGTGTACTGTGCGAGTAGGTACGCTACTGATATCGGTATGAGAGCTGATGTGGCGAAAGTTGAAGTGGAGGATCTCACGAGAAGGCTCTCTGTAGGGCTGTTCCAAGTTATTGAGCCTCCAGTGGCAGCCGTTGCTTTACCAACCACAAGCTGA
- the LOC106426304 gene encoding fasciclin-like arabinogalactan protein 17 has protein sequence MADILVNLTSLATEMGRLVSEGYVLTVLAPNDEAMVKLTTDQLSEPGAPEQIVYYHIIPEYQTEESMYNSVRRFGKVKFDTLRFPHKVVAKEADGSVKFGDGERSAYLFDPDIYTDGRISVQGIDGVLFPEVEEVVESVKKPVKKVVQPRRGNLLEVACRMLGAIGKDASYFTKCR, from the exons ATGGCGGACATTCTCGTGAACCTGACGTCGCTCGCGACGGAGATGGGTCGGTTGGTGTCGGAAGGCTATGTGCTGACGGTTCTTGCTCCCAACGACGAGGCCATGGTGAAGCTGACGACGGATCAGCTGAGCGAGCCTGGAGCTCCGGAGCAGATCGTGTATTACCATATCATCCCTGAGTACCAGACGGAGGAGAGTATGTATAACTCTGTGAGGAGGTTTGGGAAGGTGAAGTTCGATACGCTGCGTTTTCCTCATAAGGTTGTGGCTAAGGAGGCTGATGGTTCGGTTAAGTTCGGGGACGGTGAGAGGTCGGCGTATTTGTTTGATCCGGACATTTATACGGACGGTCGGATCTCGGTTCAGGGGATTGATGGTGTTTTGTTCCCTGAAGTGGAGGAGGTTGTTGAATCGGTTAAGAAACCGGTTAAGAAAGTTGTTCAACCGAGAAGAG GAAATCTTTTGGAAGTAGCTTGTAGAATGCTTGGTGCTATTGGCAAGGACGCTTCTTATTTCACCAAATGCCGGTAA
- the LOC106426369 gene encoding B3 domain-containing protein At5g06250 isoform X1 translates to MSVNHYSTDNHHTLFWQNLHTTDTSEPTTTAAAWLSEDQKEYLFEKSLTPSDVGKLNRLVIPKQHAEKYFPLNTTISDNADEKGTLLSFEDESGKCWRFRYSYWNSSQSYVLTKGWSRYVKDKQLDPADVVFFQRQRSDSRRLFIGWRRRGQSSSSAANPTSYSSSMTAPPYSNYSNRPAHSEYSHYGAAVATATETHSIPSSSAVRSSRTVRLFGVNLECQMDEDDGDDSVATAAAAECPRHDSYYGQNMYNYYTPQPHNMEVQKRPVIRTWFPFAQRPVLRTWFPIANHLIPLVRNQPALIPITQGPGTNAALTLNFGWA, encoded by the exons ATGTCAGTCAACCATTACTCCACGGACAACCACCACACTCTCTTCTGGCAGAACCTCCACACCACCGACACATCGGAGCCAACCACAACCGCCGCCGCATGGCTCAGTGAAGACCAGAAAGAGTATCTCTTCGAGAAATCTCTCACACCCAGCGACGTTGGCAAGCTCAACCGTCTCGTCATACCAAAACAGCACGCGGAGAAGTACTTCCCTCTCAACACAACCATCTCCGATAATGCTGATGAGAAAGGGACGCTTCTAAGCTTCGAAGACGAGTCAGGCAAGTGCTGGAGGTTCAGATACTCTTACTGGAACAGCAGTCAAAGCTACGTGTTGACTAAAGGATGGAGCAGATACGTCAAAGACAAACAGCTCGATCCAGCCGATGTTGTTTTCTTCCAACGGCAACGTTCTGATTCCCGGAGACTCTTTATTGGCTGGCGTAGACGCGGTCAAAGCTCCTCCTCCGCCGCGAATCCAACTTCGTATTCTAGTTCCATGACTGCTCCACCGTATAGTAATTACTCTAATCGTCCTGCTCACTCAGAGTATTCCCACTATG GCGCCGCCGTAGCAACAGCGACGGAGACGCACTCCATACCATCGTCTTCCGCCGTCAGGAGCTCGAGGACGGTGAGGCTTTTTGGTGTGAATTTGGAATGTCAAATGGATGAAGACGACGGAGATGATTCGGTTGCCACGGCAGCCGCCGCTGAGTGTCCTCGTCATGACAGCTACTACGGCCAAAACATGTACAATTATTACACTCCTCAGCCTCATAACATg gAGGTTCAGAAGCGACCCGTAATCCGCACGTGGTTTCCGTTTGCCCAAAGACCCGTACTCCGCACGTGGTTTCCGATTGCCAACCATCTAATCCCCCTGGTCCGGAACCAGCCGGCACTAATACCCATTACCCAAGGACCCGGCACCAACGCCGCGTTAACTTTAAACTTTGGGTGGGCGTAA
- the LOC106426364 gene encoding uncharacterized protein LOC106426364, protein MITLDLIFTHKPTQPQTQEKTMEIPSTSPATPLRRRNSISTTTPAITTVETPSPSFHFELISLKPSSYTSLRDIISSPSNSSVNLPSVNGSSSPVLSTVGDISIRNPLVKQAAWSYLQPTALTSSEDSPGCSQFLRRVWLHFSAGIQFLKHMFDWILQSIQSICIPQIVK, encoded by the coding sequence ATGATTACATTAGACCTCATATTTACACACAAACCCACTCAGCCACAAACACAAGAGAAGACTATGGAGATACCGTCAACATCTCCGGCGACTCCACTCCGCCGTAGAAACTCCATTTCTACGACAACACCTGCGATCACCACCGTAGAAACTCCATCTCCGTCGTTCCATTTCGAGCTCATCTCGCTGAAACCATCCTCTTACACATCCCTCCGAGATATCATCTCATCTCCGAGTAACTCCTCCGTCAACTTACCGTCTGTTAACGGTAGCAGCTCTCCCGTGTTATCCACCGTGGGAGATATCTCGATACGCAACCCCTTAGTAAAGCAAGCCGCTTGGTCTTATCTCCAGCCGACGGCGTTGACTTCTTCGGAGGACTCGCCTGGGTGTTCTCAGTTCCTCCGCCGCGTATGGCTCCACTTCTCCGCCGGAATACAGTTCTTGAAGCATATGTTTGACTGGATTCTCCAGTCAATCCAGTCAATATGTATTCCTCAGATTGTTAAGTAG
- the LOC125584010 gene encoding NDR1/HIN1-like protein 1 — translation MAVVVKECGSHGSSSPRLLNFLRRNIICLVIFIIVTIIGIVLAWVILHSPKPHFILQDATVFSFNVSGDPPNVLSSSIQTTLISRNLNGKTGINYDRLDVYASYQSQQITLPTSIPAAYQGYEEVNVWSPFIGGKN, via the coding sequence ATGGCCGTCGTCGTCAAAGAATGTGGCTCTCACGGAAGCAGCTCACCCCGCCTCCTCAACTTCCTCCGTCGCAATATCATCTGCTTAGTAATATTCATCATCGTAACCATCATCGGAATTGTCCTAGCTTGGGTAATTCTTCACTCACCAAAGCCACACTTCATCCTCCAAGACGCAACCGTCTTCTCCTTCAACGTCTCAGGCGACCCACCGAACGTACTCAGCTCCAGTATCCAAACCACTCTCATCTCTCGTAACCTTAACGGCAAGACAGGAATCAACTACGACCGTCTCGACGTCTACGCTTCTTACCAGAGCCAGCAGATCACTCTCCCGACGTCGATACCGGCGGCTTATCAAGGATACGAAGAAGTCAACGTCTGGTCTCCTTTCATCGGTGGAAAGAATTGA
- the LOC106426369 gene encoding B3 domain-containing protein At5g06250 isoform X2, protein MSVNHYSTDNHHTLFWQNLHTTDTSEPTTTAAAWLSEDQKEYLFEKSLTPSDVGKLNRLVIPKQHAEKYFPLNTTISDNADEKGTLLSFEDESGKCWRFRYSYWNSSQSYVLTKGWSRYVKDKQLDPADVVFFQRQRSDSRRLFIGWRRRGQSSSSAANPTSYSSSMTAPPYSNYSNRPAHSEYSHYGAAVATATETHSIPSSSAVRSSRTVRLFGVNLECQMDEDDGDDSVATAAAAECPRHDSYYGQNMYNYYTPQPHNMNIGFTGDTMKQVEDRR, encoded by the exons ATGTCAGTCAACCATTACTCCACGGACAACCACCACACTCTCTTCTGGCAGAACCTCCACACCACCGACACATCGGAGCCAACCACAACCGCCGCCGCATGGCTCAGTGAAGACCAGAAAGAGTATCTCTTCGAGAAATCTCTCACACCCAGCGACGTTGGCAAGCTCAACCGTCTCGTCATACCAAAACAGCACGCGGAGAAGTACTTCCCTCTCAACACAACCATCTCCGATAATGCTGATGAGAAAGGGACGCTTCTAAGCTTCGAAGACGAGTCAGGCAAGTGCTGGAGGTTCAGATACTCTTACTGGAACAGCAGTCAAAGCTACGTGTTGACTAAAGGATGGAGCAGATACGTCAAAGACAAACAGCTCGATCCAGCCGATGTTGTTTTCTTCCAACGGCAACGTTCTGATTCCCGGAGACTCTTTATTGGCTGGCGTAGACGCGGTCAAAGCTCCTCCTCCGCCGCGAATCCAACTTCGTATTCTAGTTCCATGACTGCTCCACCGTATAGTAATTACTCTAATCGTCCTGCTCACTCAGAGTATTCCCACTATG GCGCCGCCGTAGCAACAGCGACGGAGACGCACTCCATACCATCGTCTTCCGCCGTCAGGAGCTCGAGGACGGTGAGGCTTTTTGGTGTGAATTTGGAATGTCAAATGGATGAAGACGACGGAGATGATTCGGTTGCCACGGCAGCCGCCGCTGAGTGTCCTCGTCATGACAGCTACTACGGCCAAAACATGTACAATTATTACACTCCTCAGCCTCATAACATg aaTATAGGTTTCACGGGAGATACGATGAAGCAGGTTGAAGATAGACGAtga
- the LOC106426354 gene encoding NDR1/HIN1-like protein 3: MGDRQPHLNGAYYGPSIPPPTKTSHSHGRRGGGCCCLGDCLGCCGCCILSVIFNILIALAIVVGIAALIIWLIFRPNAIKFHVTDAKLTQFTLGTDNNLRYNLDLNFTIRNPNRRIGVYYDQIEVRGYYGDQRFGASNVSPFYQGHKNTTVVGTNIAGQSLVVLNGGDRRDLDEDVKSGIYRIDAKLRLKIRFKFGLIKSWKFKPKIRCDLKVPLSSSNTTSGFQFQRTKCDVDF; the protein is encoded by the coding sequence ATGGGGGACAGACAACCGCACTTGAACGGTGCCTATTACGGGCCATCGATTCCTCCGCCGACGAAAACCTCTCACAGCCACGGCAGACGCGGCGGTGGATGCTGCTGTTTAGGCGACTGTCTCGGCTGTTGCGGCTGCTGCATCTTAAGCGTCATCTTCAACATCCTCATAGCCCTAGCCATCGTGGTAGGCATAGCCGCTTTGATCATCTGGCTAATTTTCCGACCAAACGCCATCAAGTTCCACGTCACCGACGCCAAACTCACTCAGTTCACGCTCGGCACGGACAACAACCTTCGATACAACCTCGACCTCAACTTCACGATCCGAAACCCTAACCGACGGATTGGTGTTTACTATGATCAGATTGAGGTCAGAGGCTACTACGGTGATCAGCGTTTCGGAGCCAGTAACGTCTCGCCGTTCTACCAGGGACACAAGAACACGACGGTGGTTGGAACTAATATAGCTGGACAGAGCTTGGTGGTGCTTAACGGGGGAGATAGGAGGGATCTGGACGAGGATGTGAAGTCAGGGATCTACAGAATCGATGCGAAGCTGAGACTTAAGATTAGGTTTAAGTTTGGGTTGATCAAGTCGTGGAAGTTCAAGCCGAAGATCAGGTGTGATCTCAAGGTTCCTCTAAGTTCATCTAACACAACCAGTGGGTTTCAGTTCCAGCGGACCAAGTGTGACGTTGACTTTTGA
- the LOC106426369 gene encoding B3 domain-containing protein At5g06250 isoform X3, translating into MSVNHYSTDNHHTLFWQNLHTTDTSEPTTTAAAWLSEDQKEYLFEKSLTPSDVGKLNRLVIPKQHAEKYFPLNTTISDNADEKGTLLSFEDESGKCWRFRYSYWNSSQSYVLTKGWSRYVKDKQLDPADVVFFQRQRSDSRRLFIGWRRRGQSSSSAANPTSYSSSMTAPPYSNYSNRPAHSEYSHYGAAVATATETHSIPSSSAVRSSRTVRLFGVNLECQMDEDDGDDSVATAAAAECPRHDSYYGQNMYNYYTPQPHNMVSREIR; encoded by the exons ATGTCAGTCAACCATTACTCCACGGACAACCACCACACTCTCTTCTGGCAGAACCTCCACACCACCGACACATCGGAGCCAACCACAACCGCCGCCGCATGGCTCAGTGAAGACCAGAAAGAGTATCTCTTCGAGAAATCTCTCACACCCAGCGACGTTGGCAAGCTCAACCGTCTCGTCATACCAAAACAGCACGCGGAGAAGTACTTCCCTCTCAACACAACCATCTCCGATAATGCTGATGAGAAAGGGACGCTTCTAAGCTTCGAAGACGAGTCAGGCAAGTGCTGGAGGTTCAGATACTCTTACTGGAACAGCAGTCAAAGCTACGTGTTGACTAAAGGATGGAGCAGATACGTCAAAGACAAACAGCTCGATCCAGCCGATGTTGTTTTCTTCCAACGGCAACGTTCTGATTCCCGGAGACTCTTTATTGGCTGGCGTAGACGCGGTCAAAGCTCCTCCTCCGCCGCGAATCCAACTTCGTATTCTAGTTCCATGACTGCTCCACCGTATAGTAATTACTCTAATCGTCCTGCTCACTCAGAGTATTCCCACTATG GCGCCGCCGTAGCAACAGCGACGGAGACGCACTCCATACCATCGTCTTCCGCCGTCAGGAGCTCGAGGACGGTGAGGCTTTTTGGTGTGAATTTGGAATGTCAAATGGATGAAGACGACGGAGATGATTCGGTTGCCACGGCAGCCGCCGCTGAGTGTCCTCGTCATGACAGCTACTACGGCCAAAACATGTACAATTATTACACTCCTCAGCCTCATAACATg GTTTCACGGGAGATACGATGA